TCTACAGTGTTTATATTTAAGTTTAGTGTTATTACAGAATCGCAACCTGCCGTATTGGTCAATGTATAGGTTGCCGTATTGTTTGAAGAGGTATAAGTAATTCCGTCAATCCAAGTATAACTATTACAAGCTGTTGTCGAAAAAACACTAGATGTACTGTTTGTAATGATAAGATCCAAAGTAACCACACTATCACAACCAGCTGCATTTGTCAATGTATGTGTAGCTGTATTATTTGAAGATGTGTAAGTATTTCCATCAATCCAATCGAATGAATCACAGGCCGTTTGAATATCTGTTCCAGAAGTAGGCGTACAACTGCCCTGACTTATTTTTTGTAAGAAACCTACCGACTGATTTTGATTACCATTACCATTGAGAATTTGTACTCCTGATGTAGGGTCAAAATCAACTGTAGTACTATTAATATCCCCTGCTGTATATATATCGCCAGATGTTGTTAACGCGATGTCACTAGGGGTATCATTAGCAAGCCCTCCATAACTAACTGCCCATACCAAACTACCGGTAGATGACAGTTTTTCTAGAACGATATCGTTGCCCCCATTGGATGATAAAGTCTGAGTATTATCTAAGGACAAGTTACCACCAAATCGAGAAGTCATGTATATGCTGTTGTTGGCATCTATTTTTAATCCCCAAGCAAGATTAAAACCTGGAGATGTGCTTGTTTTAACCCACAACAAGTTTCCATTTGCATCTATTTTTTGAACAAAAATATCCGTATTATTTGCAGTTTGCATTGATGTTCCTGAAGTAGGATCAAAATCTACATTATCACTAAAATAACCACACAAAACGAGGTTATTATTAGAATCAAAAGCCATTGAGGAGTATGAGTCAGGGCCAGAACCACCAAAAGTATGTGATGAAACATAATCACCATTAGCATCTAGCTTTAGAAGGTAACCATCTGCGCTTCCAGCAGACGAAACTAAAACAACCCCATTACCAGGGTCTAAATCAATAGTATTACTAAAAAAACCACAGAGATATACGTTACCCGAATTGTCTGAAGTCACAGTTATTCCAAAATCACCTCCTGAGCTACCAATTCTTTTTCCCCATTGAAAATTACCATTAGCATCTAACTTTTGAATAAATACATCCTGAGCTCCAGCCCACACAGTGTTGCTTACTCCTGTCCCTGGATCAAGATCAAGCGTTCCAGTATAGTTCCCTGTTGTATATACATTGCCACTAGCATCTGTAGAAATATCGTAGACGTATTCTACTGAGGTAACCCCTTCTATACTTTTAGCCCATAAAAAATTCCCACCAGCATCTAATTTTAGAAGGAAAATGTCTTCTGTACCAGAAGCGTTAGTAAGATTAGTTGTTCCTGCGTTTGGGTCGAAATCGACGGTATAGCGGTAAGTACCTCCAATGATTAAATCTCCGTTAGAATCTACCGTAATTGCTGTAGCCTCGTCTCTACCAGTACTACCTATCTGTTTTACCCATTGGAAATTTCCTGTAGCATCATGTTTGGTAATAAAAATATCAGTTGGACCTGATGCAGTAAGCTGAGAACCAGCTGCTCCGTTTATGTCGAAGTCGACAATACCTGCAAACCATCCACAAGTATAAACGTTTCCATTAGCATCGGTTGCCACACCTAAGGCAGAACTAATTGTTGAGGCTGTTGTATCGGTTACAAAAGTTTTTGCCCATTCAAAATTAGCAGTTTGTGCTGTATAATTGGACAAACAAAGAGTTAGAATTAGTGTTATGAATGTAAATTTACTTTTAATCATAGATATGTTTTTTATTATGTCTAATTTTAATTAGCAAATTTAGTTTTATTAGAAACAGACACACAAAAGACTTTACTAGTAGCCTATTTTCTTTATGAATAGACAAAAAAAGCGAAACCAATACAAGTGAGCTGTTAGTATATAAAGTTGTTCAACCTTTAACCGTAAGGTACGGTTTTAATGTAAGTCAATACATCTAAGAATAACATTAACGACTTTTGATATATTGTTCAAAATCTTCGCATTTATACTTTGACAATCTTGCTTCAATAGACTCTTCCAACATTATCACACCTTTCGATTTGACATACGATTTCATACGATTAACATTAATAAGCCAAGAACGATGTGTTCGATAAAATTGAGTATTATCGTCTAGCAATTGAGTAACATGCTTCAAATTTTTGCTAATCATAAAGACTTCATTTTTACCACTAACATAAATATTGCAGTAGGCATGTTTTGCCTCTATTGCTATAATTTT
The Flavobacteriales bacterium DNA segment above includes these coding regions:
- a CDS encoding T9SS type A sorting domain-containing protein, coding for MIKSKFTFITLILTLCLSNYTAQTANFEWAKTFVTDTTASTISSALGVATDANGNVYTCGWFAGIVDFDINGAAGSQLTASGPTDIFITKHDATGNFQWVKQIGSTGRDEATAITVDSNGDLIIGGTYRYTVDFDPNAGTTNLTNASGTEDIFLLKLDAGGNFLWAKSIEGVTSVEYVYDISTDASGNVYTTGNYTGTLDLDPGTGVSNTVWAGAQDVFIQKLDANGNFQWGKRIGSSGGDFGITVTSDNSGNVYLCGFFSNTIDLDPGNGVVLVSSAGSADGYLLKLDANGDYVSSHTFGGSGPDSYSSMAFDSNNNLVLCGYFSDNVDFDPTSGTSMQTANNTDIFVQKIDANGNLLWVKTSTSPGFNLAWGLKIDANNSIYMTSRFGGNLSLDNTQTLSSNGGNDIVLEKLSSTGSLVWAVSYGGLANDTPSDIALTTSGDIYTAGDINSTTVDFDPTSGVQILNGNGNQNQSVGFLQKISQGSCTPTSGTDIQTACDSFDWIDGNTYTSSNNTATHTLTNAAGCDSVVTLDLIITNSTSSVFSTTACNSYTWIDGITYTSSNNTATYTLTNTAGCDSVITLNLNINTVDTATSVTGATITSSQQGAGYLWVDCDNNFTPANGNGQSTQIFTPAINGNYAVIVSNNGCSERSSCVSINTVGLNELLSNGITLSPNPTADNIRITSSEILDNVTIYVTDAKGSVISTNQFDSLVEEYLELGDAPGVYFITVQKEHQISRIRCIKN